The Wansuia hejianensis genomic interval GGAAATGAATACCGGAGGTTTCAAATACGGCCTGGGCTTTCCCAATCCCCACCCGGATATCCTGAAGCGTTACCGGGAACTGGGAGGCACGATGGTGACCGCAGGTTCAGACGCTCACAGGCCGGAGCAGATAGGGTATCAATTCCAGACGTTGAAGCAGATTGTGTCTGACGCCGGGTTTGACTGTCTCACGGTATTTAACGGAAGAAAACCGGAGTTTATAAAAATATAATGGAAAAGCCGGCGTTTTTTGGAAATAAGGGCTTGAATTTTCAAAGATAATTAGGTAGAATATAGTGCAGGTTGAAACTAAATCAATTTTAAACACTTTTAGGAGGAATTAAAATCATGGCAGTAAGAGTAGCGATCAATGGTTTTGGACGTATCGGGCGTCTGGCTTTCAGACAGATGTTTGGTGCAGAAGGTTATGAAGTAGTTGCAATTAACGATTTAACATCTCCGAAGATGTTAGCTCATTTGTTAAAATATGATTCATCTCAGGGCAAATATGCTCTGGCAGACACAGTTACCTCTGATGAAGAAGCAGGCACCATCACTGTAGACGGACAGACAATCAGAATCTACAAAGAGGCTGATGCCGCGAACCTTCCCTGGGGAGAACTGAAAGTTGACGTTGTTCTGGAGTGTACCGGTTTCTACACCTCCAAGGCTAAAGCAGAGGCTCATATCAAAGCGGGCGCAAGAAAAGTTGTTATCTCCGCTCCGGCCGGCAATGATCTTCCGACCATCGTTTACAATGTAAACCATGAAGAATTGAAGGCTACCGATACTGTTATTTCCGCAGCTTCCTGCACTACCAACTGCCTGGCTCCTATGGCAAAGGCCTTGAACGAGCTGGCTCCGATCA includes:
- the gap gene encoding type I glyceraldehyde-3-phosphate dehydrogenase — encoded protein: MAVRVAINGFGRIGRLAFRQMFGAEGYEVVAINDLTSPKMLAHLLKYDSSQGKYALADTVTSDEEAGTITVDGQTIRIYKEADAANLPWGELKVDVVLECTGFYTSKAKAEAHIKAGARKVVISAPAGNDLPTIVYNVNHEELKATDTVISAASCTTNCLAPMAKALNELAPIKSGIMVTIHAYTGDQMTLDGPQRKGDLRRSRAAAVNIVPNSTGAAKAIGLVIPELNGKLIGAAQRVPTPTGSTTILTAVVEGTVTVADINAKMKASATESYGYNEDEIVSSDIIGMRYGSLFDATQTMVLPLDNGTTEVQVVSWYDNENSYTSQMVRTIKYFSELQ